From Alligator mississippiensis isolate rAllMis1 chromosome 1, rAllMis1, whole genome shotgun sequence:
TATAAGTACAAGATAATAACACTATCTTCATTTCTGTACTATAATATATAATGCTGGATCCAAACTAATTTGGGGATTTGATCCTATTAAAAAGGTCGTAGCAGGTACTCAGAATGAATGAGAAAAAActgctagaggtgcactgatacattggtcccatgtcAGATTGGCACCggtataaggaaaattgactgtatcgccaattggctttttttggctgatgtggctgacaATACAGCTGATAAATGTAGCATGCGTGCATGCAGCCTCAATGCATGCATGCAGGCGGCCGGAAGCACAACCTGGCAGTGTCGAGAGCGATGgcattggaagggaggggctgcaACCTCCTCAAAATTCATTGTAGCCCCCGCTTCCAGCACCGCCACTgcccgccctgagcacagccttggCCCAACCCCCCACCAGGGAGAGCCTGGcgttgccctggccccagcctgcagtggcagcccaccctcactcctcaggcagatctgggggtcacaccccccatgcccttctggggaGCACGCAGTGGCGGAGCCACACCCCACAAATGAGATGCTCACAGCTCCATTCTCTCCTTCACCctagctgtgcagtgcctgcctctgcccctgccccactccctccctccctcaccgcaggggccttgatctgcaccccaccccccataccccttccagCACTACTGATCCACCAGCATACCAGGCCCAAACTGTTATGGCATAACTATGATATATATATTCAATGTATATATTAATAATGCATTTAATGTTGATTAGTGTAGCCTGCCTTATATCACATAATTGGTAAcgttaaaaacaagaaaaaaataaaggggtACACGAGCTGAAAATTTGAGACAGAAGGgttacacttgttaaaaaagtttgaaaacccatgTATTATGCTGTTGAGAgtttctacacatgcagttactcCAGCCTagttttactatgcagtaagggtttttgggtaggtgtctacacgtgaggattagggaacagatttgctcctagGTCCCaacagccctgcaatgggcccctatCGCTACAGGGGAGCTTCAGGCTGCCCCTGGGTGCTAACCTAgggtctggcagggagctcctggtcAAGAGACAGCTGTTTCTTGCCCCCAGGGGACAATGTTCATTTGCCCCACCAGGAGGGAGCTCCTAGCACTGGTTCCCCAATCaagggcatggggcttggaaagagctgcatgggAGAGGtagtcccctgccctgatccaagctagctgctagctgtcccaccagcagattgggaccgcgggctgggacctaccccacccctgcagctctttccaagccacatgcctcaatcacctgatcagggcacaggactgggacctgcggggtgggggctgggagcttgttccccacccagctccatgagaaCTGGGTGgaagaacaggctggggagcttgtgtGTCccgtcttccctgccccccagctccacacttaTGGAGCTGATCAGGTAACAAGCTCCCCAGCCGCCAccggcagggagctcccagtgcctgctctgtGATAgtggggccactgctgggagatgcttatctcccagcctgagctctggagTTGGGGGcttaggctgggagataagcatctcctaGCAGTAGCCCTGTGctcacagagctgctgctgcaagataagggtctcccagccctttgctCCCTGATTGCGATGGTGGAGCGGAGACTGGGAGATACGGATCTCCCAGTCCCTGGTCTCCAATTTCAGAGTGGGGGGCTTAcagctcactgctgctggagcagagggacatagtccctgcccaggcttctgtggtggagcccaccctggcagcaggcagctcccgggagcggggagcaatctcctgcccctgggTGGACAGCTGACTAGGAGCAGATTTTGCTTCCAGTCAGGTATCTACACGAGCAGTATGGCACCATTACTAATGCcaagttaatttgctacttgtatttgcaggttgcaaatttactcagtattagggaggtttactgcgaagtaagcatgtgcatatgtagacacacatgcttacttcgcagtaacctatgctaatgtgaagttaagtgtctcatgtagatgtgcccacagactCCTAAATAATTTCAGTGGGTGTTCATGGGACAAACGGTTTCTATCAAAAAAGGTATTCTTATTTACCTACCATGTAAAGGGTTAGTTTTGTTACAGTTTAATATTGTTTAATCCTATGTTTTGGTCTCTGGAATTCCAGGAGACTATTATTTCATTGATCAAATTTGAAGCTTAATTGGAATTAGAAGGATTACATTTATAGGAAAGCACAGTTATTTCACCAGTTTAAAGTTTACATAGCTAGAATGAACAAatctgtattttttattttatttttttaagaaatgagTCTGTCCTAAAAGGACATTTTTATATTACTATAGATTCTGAAGGAGAAGCAGTGACACTTCACTATACAAGATAATAACTTACTATCAGTAAGTGTAATCGGAACTTTTATTTTCCTGGCAAGTGAATTGTAAATCTGTTTCCCAACCAGATTATTAGAATATATTGCAGCTAATATCTATTGAGAAGTAAGTTTTTAGCAACAGCTTCACAATACCTCATCAGTTGCAACTTAGAGAACAGTGTATGGTAAAAATACATTCCTGCTGTCTTCAGCAAAGAATGctgaattatattttaatttacaaTTAAACAACTGCTTTATAGACAGCCAAATTGATTAAAAGGGACCCAAGATACGAACATGCATTCTGGTATGCTTTCTACTAAGGAATGCGTCCTTAGTAGCATAGTTTCCTTTGCTAttatgtttcatatttcatattTACTTCCTATCAtaattcatttttctgttttcagtgcATAGAAAGCATTTTGGGCAAGGCAGATTATAGTCATGACAAAGTCAATCAATGGACTGCTACTATAGTAGAGCAATCTTTAACACATCTGGTGAAATTAGGAAAAACATACAAATACATTGGTAAGTACAGTTTGTCCATATTCTTTCCCTTCTACACAGTTCAGATGAGCTGTTATTCAAAAGCATGCTTTTTAAAACAAGGTATCTGAGGTACCTTCTCATTCCTTACTTGGATGGAAGGAACTAGTGTAGAAGAAAATAGAAGAGATGTTTTTATATATACTTAAAACTCAAAACAGTTATGTCACCCAACACTTCTGGCATTACTTGTAGGAGGTAGATTGCATTATTCTGAATCCAAATggataagatttttttaaaaggttgtaTCTAAGAATTGGTGATCTGCCTTTTAAAGTGTTGTCAGTTCTAagttctagatcaggggtgtccaacctttttgaatgtggggtcggatcatgaactttttatcacccagtgggccagcaggagATGGGTGCTCGCGCAGCCTGTCCAATCTGGCCACAGCCTGGGGACGCAGGGGTCAAGGGGTGCCCCCTGACCCCACCGTgttctccctgccacctgggcgaCCTCGAGGATGCTCCTACACCTGTgcacctgggctcagcagccagggggacatgtggaGACTCTAcaggggggtgtgggatgtgcagggacacctccctgctccctctcccctggggcagcccaagcccaagcggcaggggtccctccctccccgggGCCCGCGACTCACCACCCCAGTGCAATGTCTGcgggtgcagggggaggtgggagcaACGCCGGCTTCCTGccctgacagccacagcagcagtggcagcagaatttCCCGCAGGCCCGGCCACAGCATCCCTCCACACTGGCAGCCGCACCCCCTGCATCTGCCCGCTGCACCACAACCTGTTCCAGCCCACGCAGCCGGTGGGGACTGGCACAGAGCGGGgccagcatgcaaatgaggaagggaggggtggggcaaggaAGGGACACCATGaaatgagggggaaggggaggaaccgCACCACATCGGCAACGTCAAGTTGATGTTGCACCCTATTTGGAAGGTGGCTTGTGCTACAGTGTCTTCATTGGGGTTATTAACCCATGGTGCGCATGCCACAATTGACATGGGCAGCCTACCTGTGTGGTACATAAGAGAAAGAGCAAGGGAACAcaacagcagatcagacagggagcataGGGCAGAGCAACCAgttgggcaggagtgggggatcagagtggcatgcCATAACGGGGTGGGAGAGAGTATAGTGTGGCATGCCTTTCAAAATAGTTGACCCCCCACTGATCTGCAACTAAGAAGATTTGATGAACACTACCTGTATCAGGCAATCCCTTGCTGTGGGCACTCTATCTTACTATGTCTTGACATTTCTGATGTGTGGCTGTGCTTTCAAGGCATTTACCAACCCTAAGTATTGAAAAGTAATTATGGAATTTAGTCCTACCAATAAGCTTTTTGGCTAAGCTCTTGCCTTTGCACCAGTAAGAAGTTTAAACAGCTACAACAAAATTACATTTGAGCTTTAGATTAAGCAGACATTGTAAGAAAACCTAATgctagaacaaaaaaaatcatcttaaAATTTCTAAAGGTAGTGTGCATAATGGCTTTCCTTGTTTTGACAAAGAGAAGTTACTTCTCTGCTTGTATACATACTTCAGGCCCAATTTTAGAAAAAATGAAAGGTTTGCAATCAGTAAAATATGAATTTAGGTCCAAGTCTAACATAAAAGCATACATGAAGGGTACAGCTGGCACTCTTATTTAGGCACAAAATAACAGTATCACCTATGCTTTAAAGCTTCCCAGCATatgaaaatataatgaaaaaaacagTTTTGCAGTTCTGAAAGATTCATCTGTCTCTTGCTTCATGAACAAAAGAAAATACTGCTTTTATTACTCTTTCCTTTAGTAACTTGTGCAGTGATGCAGAAGAGTGGAGCTGGCCTCCACACAGCAAGTTCATGCTTTTGGGATACCACAACTGATGGTGAGTTCCTTTCCTGAGATTTACATAAAAGCATCTCACTAAAAGTCAGCAAACAGACTACCTGTTGCTCAGCACTGTTAGAAATGTTATTATTTAACAGTTTGAAGGGCTAATTAGGCTAAGTAAGGCTGATTGCAAAAGCCATCACTTCCAGAATTGAAGTCTTGTTTGCAATCACAGCAAACTCAAGTCAGTTTCAGAAGCACGTTGCAGGTCTTTGTAGACGTCTGTGTGGAATCATTCCAGGGTTCAGCAACATCTTCCTTCCACAAATAAATCCTTTTTTATTGATTGATCTTGCTAGGGCTTTACCTCTTTGTATCATATATGCTAATGGAAATCAATAATTCTTTtcctgttggaaaaaaaataatgcctgTATCAGGGACAGTCAGGATACAGTAAACAGTAATCTTCAAGTGTCCCCCCTTCAGTGGCCATAGAGAATCTTCAATTATAAGTGCACTGATTCACTGTGTACTCCAACTGTACATCTGCAGTGCTGAATATTTGCCTATTATGAgtggaaatgataaaaaaaatctttagttaAAACAGCAATAGTTTGATTATTTTATGAGAGGCAAAGATCTTTGTGGGTGATCTATCCACAGTTGGAGttgaccgcagttggagtactgcgtgcaattctgggcgccgcaattcaagagggatgcggataacctggagagggtccagagaagggccactcgtatggttaagggcctgcagaccaagccctacgaggagagactagagaaactggatcttttcagcctccgcaagagaaggttgagaggcgaccttgtggctgcctataagttcatcacgggggcacagaagggaattggtgagtatttattcaccaaggcgcccccgggggttacaagaaataatggccacaagctagcagagagcagatttagattggacattaggaggaacttcttcacagttagagtggccagggtctggaacgggctcccaagggaggtggtgctctcccctaccctggggttcttcaagaggaggttagatgagcatctagctggggttatctcagcactctttcctgcttatgcagggggtcggactcgatgatctattgtggtcccttctgaccctaacatctatgaatctatgaatccaggtGTCCTGCAGTTGAAAGGTgatctaagtctatcccaactgtttagttggtccagtaaaagatactgCCCACAAAAGTCCTTACCTCTCTCTTTTCCTGGACTATCCTGGCATCATTCTAGTGCTATAGTTGGCTTTTATAGCTATTTCATAAATATGTATTAGTTGGTATGTTTATTTGCTTCTGCATTAATTCTAGGTGCTTCTATTTCAGTTCACCATGTGCAGAGGTAAGATTGTTAGAATATTTTTGAGCCTGCCAAGCTCAGTTTCATCAAGTAGTGTAGAACAGGATAAAGGGTAAAAAAAGGAGAGCACATTAGAATGTAACTGAGTTATGGCATTTGTTAGAAAATAAGATTCCAGTAAAAAAGTGTCAAGTCAGCATGTGTTAATCTTTGCATTTAATTAGCTTTAGAGCTGGCAGAGAAATTGTTTCGCTTCTAGCTCTTTTAATTTTAGGCCAACATTATTAAACTGTGTAGTCATATAGCTGTGGTGTTAACGTATATTTTTTATGCACAGACGAAGGCTTCAGAAAGCATAAGGGCCGCAAAATATCTGGCAATTTGAAAATATTGATTCATTGCCTGAACATGGAAGAACTTTAACCGGCAGGGCACAGAGAACTTAAAATCCAGATTTTAAAAACTGACGTTGAATCGCTGATCTGTCTGCACCTGCACTAAAAAAGCTTTGAGTTTCAGTAACTATCAGCTCCTTTAAGTGTacgagaagaaagaaaaatgttttcttggCAGCAGGAATACCATTAGTATaagagcaggaagaagaaagcaaaaattGCAGGAAAAGTTTTGACCAAGTCGATTTTCCATGCTGCTCAGAAAGTCACAGAAGCACTATTAACACTAAGGAAATAGATTAAGGAGAAAACAGCCTGTTACATTCTATTTAGTGTTAAATAAGATTATAAAACCCATGTCTGCTAGTAAATAGTACTTTATAAGTTAGAGGAAATCGCTGGTTTGGTGTTTTGTATTTCAAGTAGCAACAAAAAGTTAGGTTGATATTTATAAACAGAATTATGAATTAGAGAAATCAGTAGCTGAATTTGTCGGGACAAGGGTCCTGACATTAAAGACTGGGTTCTTAGGAAAGAATGTAATGAAATGTACAAAATGTAATGGAGTCACTGTCTCATCTTATTTCTCGATTTTAATATCTTTTAGGTACCTGCACAGTGAGATGGGAGAACCGAACAATGAACTGCATTGTCAATGTTTTTGCTGTTGCTATTATCCTGTAGCTGACTGGAATAATACTACCACCAACACCAAAGCCTTTAAGATAGAAAAAATACCACTCAAAGCATTTTTCTCATATTTAATATCACTGTTTATACACTAAGATGAGGTATGCAACAGATTTTAGAGCCCTCTATACAAATTGTACATTCTAATTACATTTTCAGTTTAACTACCTTAAAACTAGAAAATATTTATAAGTTAAATATTCTAAAATGAAGATATCCTGAAGAAGATGCCATGAAATCAAATGAGAAAATGCATATTTGCACCAAAATGAGAAAATGGCACTTTATTCACTGGGAGATGGAAAATCAGCAGAAGGAAACTGAAGGGATAATCGAGATTGGATGCAGTTGGGACCAAATTAAGAATATCTATACATTGTTAATATTGGTATCTCATATTCAATTAAACAAGGTTAATTGCTACTTTATGTGTTGATGCTCATGATGTTGAATGAGCATTACACACAGTCGATCAAGCATTGCTAAATATGTGAAAACCTTAATGTATGAGGTTTCTCTAACCTGGGCACAAAAATACTGCATTGGCTaaaattcctctctctctctagtgaCCTCAGTTATTGAGAGGTTTGATCTTCCTTTAGATGAAAAAGTTTAGAATTTTGTAATTGAAGTCAGCAGAAACATTGTTGGATCTGATGTTTATTTAGCACTTAATTCATACAGATTCATATTTCTTAAAACAAACTGACCAAATTAGTAAAATACTTAAATATGGTCTTCTCTGATTCTCAGCAACAAGGAAATTTGATCCAACCCCTTTTATATTATAAGTCCAACTTAAAATGTTGCCTTTCCTAAGAACCCAGGTCTGCATCTATTGATCTTACTGGGGACAGTAGAACAAGGCTTAGGTTTCTCAGAGCTGTTTACAGCAATCAAGTGGCATAAAACCAAATGAGGTTTTATGAAAAGGAGATGCACATTTTGACAGTCTTGCTCTGTTCAGGCATACATACATTATTCTTACGAATATAAGGATATGTTCTTTATCTCTCCTACGTTTTTAAATTCTAAAGTTATTTAATAACTATGAGTAACATAAACCAATTAAAATGAGGAACATAAATGTCTTTAGGATGGGAGCCTCAGTTAATACATGTCCTTAACTTCTTTTTTGTGAATAATCCTATTGACTTGAGACATTCACATTCAGGAAGAATTACGCCTGTGTGCAGGCATTTGTGGGATTGGATTTGTGTCAGTTAATGCACAAATAGTGTATTACACAGTACCAAGTGGTACAGTACCAAAAAATGCCTCACTAGTCACTGTCACCAAGTGGCAGATTTAAAGTTTGCTACATCAAACTGCTTGAACTAGTTTTATTATTAAATTACTGCCTCTTTATGGAAGATACTGGTACCAGAGTTTCTGTAAAACATTGCTTCTTATTAATTTTAATCAACCATTTTATGCAGTTCTGCAGatttctcc
This genomic window contains:
- the DYNLT3 gene encoding dynein light chain Tctex-type 3, producing MEEFHPHNDEMIFNADEAHNIVKECIESILGKADYSHDKVNQWTATIVEQSLTHLVKLGKTYKYIVTCAVMQKSGAGLHTASSCFWDTTTDGTCTVRWENRTMNCIVNVFAVAIIL